Proteins encoded by one window of Acidimicrobiales bacterium:
- a CDS encoding class I SAM-dependent methyltransferase, which yields MAEGGSGHWFEEVAEHLGAAYLRYSFTYGTVSEVDALVEALGLVPGQRILDVGCGPGRHAHELARRGLEVVGIDISESFVALAREGAPGGASFVHGDARTMEFDAEFDAALSLCQGAFGLAGGPGVDPAALDPDGAVLDRIAAALRPGGRIALTAFSAYFQIRFLDDDDHFDADSGVNRERTVLRNQEGVEALADLWTSCFTPRELRLLCDRAGLDVDEVRSVTPGDYAPRLPDLEHPEFLVLGRRQAVSGA from the coding sequence GTGGCCGAGGGTGGCTCGGGACATTGGTTTGAGGAGGTGGCCGAACACCTCGGCGCCGCCTACCTCCGGTACTCGTTCACCTACGGGACGGTGAGCGAAGTGGACGCCCTGGTTGAGGCGTTAGGCCTTGTGCCCGGACAGCGAATCCTTGACGTGGGCTGTGGGCCGGGTCGCCATGCCCACGAACTAGCCCGCAGGGGACTGGAGGTAGTGGGGATCGACATTTCTGAATCCTTCGTGGCGTTGGCCCGCGAGGGAGCGCCTGGGGGTGCCAGTTTCGTGCACGGCGATGCCCGGACCATGGAGTTTGACGCGGAGTTCGATGCTGCCCTATCGCTGTGCCAGGGGGCGTTTGGCTTGGCCGGGGGCCCGGGGGTCGACCCGGCGGCTCTCGACCCCGACGGGGCGGTTCTGGACCGTATCGCCGCGGCGCTCCGGCCCGGGGGCCGGATAGCCCTCACCGCCTTTTCGGCCTACTTCCAGATCCGGTTCCTGGACGACGACGACCATTTTGACGCCGATTCAGGGGTGAATCGGGAGCGGACGGTCCTGAGGAATCAGGAAGGTGTGGAGGCCCTGGCCGACCTATGGACCAGCTGCTTTACTCCGCGGGAACTTCGGTTGCTCTGCGACCGGGCGGGCCTCGACGTCGACGAAGTTCGGTCGGTCACCCCGGGCGACTACGCCCCCCGATTGCCGGACCTCGAGCACCCAGAGTTCCTCGTTTTAGGCCGCCGACAGGCCGTTTCCGGAGCCTGA
- a CDS encoding beta-ketoacyl-ACP reductase, producing the protein MSRVVLVTGGNRGIGLACARAFAAQGDRVAVTCRGEVPPEVVEAEIFPVACDVTDSEAVDAAFSAIEENLGPVEVLVANAGITRDGLVLRMSDEDFSDVVDANLTGAFRVSRRAVKGMMKGRWGRIILVSSIAGRIGQTGQANYAASKAGLVGLGRSLAKEFASRNVTVNVVAPGPIRTDMLASLPEEQQDAYAEAVPLGRLGQADEVAALVAFLASDAAGYITGAVVPVDGGLFMG; encoded by the coding sequence ATGAGTCGAGTTGTGCTGGTGACCGGAGGAAACCGAGGTATTGGTCTGGCCTGCGCCAGGGCGTTCGCCGCCCAGGGAGACCGCGTGGCCGTCACCTGTCGGGGCGAGGTGCCGCCCGAAGTCGTCGAAGCGGAGATCTTTCCCGTGGCCTGTGACGTAACCGACTCCGAAGCCGTAGACGCCGCCTTCTCAGCCATCGAGGAGAATTTGGGACCAGTCGAGGTGCTGGTGGCCAATGCCGGGATCACCCGAGATGGCTTGGTGTTACGCATGTCGGACGAGGACTTCAGCGATGTGGTGGACGCCAACCTGACCGGCGCCTTCCGGGTGTCCCGTCGGGCCGTCAAGGGGATGATGAAGGGACGGTGGGGCCGCATCATTCTCGTCTCGTCGATCGCTGGGCGGATCGGCCAGACGGGGCAGGCCAACTACGCGGCATCCAAGGCCGGTCTCGTCGGCCTTGGCCGCTCCCTGGCAAAGGAGTTTGCCAGCAGGAACGTGACCGTCAACGTTGTGGCTCCGGGCCCGATCCGGACCGACATGCTGGCCTCCCTCCCCGAGGAGCAGCAGGACGCCTATGCCGAAGCAGTACCCCTGGGCCGCCTGGGACAGGCCGACGAGGTAGCGGCTCTGGTCGCTTTCCTGGCCTCAGATGCCGCTGGATACATCACCGGTGCCGTGGTCCCGGTGGATGGTGGCCTCTTCATGGGCTGA
- the acpP gene encoding acyl carrier protein: MSDDNFKRFTNCAVEVLSVDASQVTREASFADDLDADSLDLVELVMALEEEFDVNVEEEELEGITTIGAAYDLITGKL; this comes from the coding sequence GTGAGCGACGACAATTTCAAACGGTTCACAAACTGCGCGGTCGAGGTCCTCTCGGTCGACGCCTCCCAGGTCACCCGCGAGGCCTCCTTTGCTGACGACCTCGATGCCGACAGCCTCGACCTAGTCGAGCTGGTTATGGCACTCGAAGAGGAATTCGACGTCAATGTCGAAGAGGAAGAGCTCGAGGGCATTACCACCATCGGTGCCGCCTACGACCTCATCACCGGCAAGCTCTAA
- the fabD gene encoding ACP S-malonyltransferase — protein sequence MIAFTYSGQGSQQPGMGAPWADHPSWELVEEASAASGQDVAHLLLAADADQLRETHNAQLATFVTSMVVLDAVERLGIDAAGHAGHSLGEYSALTASGALDFADAVSLVVERGEAMHVATQDPLGTMAAVLGLDDTGVEEACTAVDDDVWVANYNAPGQVVIAGSPDGVAAAGEEAKGRGAKRVAVLEVSGAFHTPYMAPARDRLEEAIERTDVRQPEGVVVANVDASSHTNPATWRVLMNAQLCSPVRWSQSLRTLADAGFTTFVELGPGNVLTGLAKRTLKSAVRLTVNTPGHLDALLDALAAPPEDSLSGQEGEHLFATDRMVVSPCAGVFAPLANLGPGNVVAAGDLLGHIGVTEVRSPFAGELMGWLAVDTERVTASKPIAWLRVT from the coding sequence ATGATCGCCTTCACCTACTCCGGCCAAGGTTCCCAGCAGCCAGGCATGGGGGCCCCGTGGGCCGACCATCCGTCCTGGGAACTGGTCGAGGAGGCCTCTGCGGCCAGCGGGCAGGACGTAGCCCACCTCCTACTGGCTGCCGATGCTGACCAACTCCGCGAGACCCACAACGCCCAGTTGGCCACCTTCGTGACCAGCATGGTGGTCCTGGACGCCGTCGAGCGCCTGGGCATCGATGCCGCCGGTCATGCCGGGCACAGCCTGGGTGAGTACAGCGCCCTCACTGCCTCTGGCGCGCTGGACTTCGCCGACGCCGTTTCCCTCGTGGTCGAACGTGGCGAGGCCATGCATGTAGCGACCCAAGACCCGCTGGGAACCATGGCCGCCGTACTGGGCCTAGACGACACCGGAGTAGAAGAGGCCTGCACCGCTGTCGACGACGACGTCTGGGTGGCCAACTACAACGCCCCGGGACAGGTGGTAATCGCCGGCTCTCCAGACGGCGTGGCCGCGGCCGGCGAGGAGGCCAAGGGCCGAGGAGCCAAACGGGTAGCCGTTCTGGAGGTCTCCGGCGCCTTCCACACGCCGTATATGGCTCCGGCTCGCGACCGACTCGAGGAGGCCATCGAGCGGACCGACGTACGCCAGCCAGAGGGCGTAGTGGTCGCCAACGTGGATGCCAGCAGCCATACCAACCCGGCCACTTGGCGGGTCCTGATGAACGCCCAGCTCTGTAGCCCGGTGCGATGGTCACAGAGCCTCCGGACCCTCGCTGATGCCGGGTTCACAACCTTCGTCGAGTTAGGCCCCGGCAACGTCCTAACCGGTCTAGCGAAGCGGACCTTGAAGAGTGCTGTTCGGCTCACTGTCAACACCCCGGGCCACCTGGACGCCCTGCTGGACGCCCTGGCCGCCCCTCCGGAAGACAGCCTCTCCGGGCAGGAGGGCGAGCACTTGTTCGCAACTGACCGGATGGTTGTCAGCCCATGTGCCGGCGTTTTTGCCCCGTTAGCCAATCTCGGCCCAGGAAACGTGGTGGCCGCCGGGGACCTCCTCGGACACATTGGAGTCACCGAGGTCCGCTCGCCATTCGCCGGCGAACTGATGGGATGGTTAGCCGTGGACACCGAGCGGGTAACGGCTTCTAAGCCGATCGCCTGGCTCCGGGTGACCTGA
- the polA gene encoding DNA polymerase I yields MSGLFLLDGNSLTYRAFFAIPRDMVTASGQETNAVFGFTQMLISLLRDHEPDGVAVAFDRPGGTFRHDRLPSYKANREKQEDSLYQQLDLVRELVDALGLLVAEADGYEADDVIATLATVARDAGRDVTVVTGDRDSYQLVEDPHVQVLYNKRGVSDYALYDEAGILERTGVRPADYVAYAALRGDPSDNLPGVPGVGEKTAAKLVNAYGGLDGIFAAAGDQTPKLSQNLSENEEQARLNAELMVLVRDVPLGLEIGDLERGPVDVERAGGLLGMLEMGRARERLGSLLEVGFGGLAAAEEPSSELEIRLERCTDTTAVAAAVEALSGGVVGVATEADPAVEATGPGLGGGLAISDGERSWWIDEAVLTGATEVLLSLLGPGGPGVVAHDAKPLLRALGRRGIVDIGLVLDTALAAYLLDPADTAYDLGALLERHTGQVLPAAGPPDGQLDLTGEAADPAAEAGARAAAAQALHDPLIAALDAQGLRELNATLEVPLVAVLARMEEVGVGVDVTELTRLRGDLTADCDRLRGLVHEAAGEEFNVNSTKQLREVLFENLGLTPGKKTKTGYSTDAATLERLRDDHPVVGHLLAYREVEKLRSTYGEGLLAEVGPGDRIRATFNQTVARTGRLSSDAPNLHNIPVRTEAGRAFRRAFVPSPGRSLLVADYNQIELRCIAHLADDPGLIAAFEAGDDVHTAVASRTWGIQPSEVTTEIRNRAKMVAYGLAYGMEAYGLSQRLGSSVDEASEILDSYFAAFPAVRAYMDRTVDEARQKGYTETLFGRRRRIPELSSPNYNVRQAGERQAMNAGIQGLAADVFKVALIRIDGGLRASGAASELILQVHDEVILEVPPDEMQDVEALVRAEMTGAYDLRVELAVDVADGATWADAKG; encoded by the coding sequence GTGTCTGGCCTATTCCTTCTCGACGGCAATTCGCTGACCTACCGGGCGTTCTTTGCCATCCCCCGGGACATGGTCACCGCCTCGGGTCAGGAGACCAACGCTGTCTTCGGCTTCACCCAGATGCTGATCTCCCTTCTGCGGGACCACGAGCCCGACGGGGTGGCGGTGGCCTTTGATCGGCCGGGAGGCACTTTCCGCCACGACCGCCTGCCGTCCTACAAGGCCAACCGGGAGAAGCAGGAGGACAGCCTCTACCAGCAGTTGGACCTGGTTAGGGAGCTGGTTGACGCTCTGGGACTACTCGTTGCGGAAGCCGACGGCTACGAGGCCGATGATGTTATTGCCACCCTGGCCACTGTGGCCCGCGACGCCGGGCGGGACGTGACCGTGGTGACCGGCGACCGGGATAGTTACCAGTTGGTGGAGGACCCCCACGTCCAGGTGCTCTACAACAAACGGGGCGTATCGGACTATGCCCTGTACGACGAGGCCGGGATACTGGAGCGCACCGGCGTACGGCCCGCCGACTACGTGGCCTACGCGGCCCTTCGAGGCGACCCGTCTGACAACCTGCCCGGGGTACCGGGGGTGGGGGAGAAGACGGCAGCCAAGCTTGTCAACGCCTACGGAGGCCTGGACGGGATCTTCGCAGCGGCAGGCGACCAGACACCCAAACTCAGCCAGAACCTCTCCGAGAACGAGGAGCAAGCTCGTCTCAACGCGGAGCTCATGGTCCTTGTCCGCGACGTCCCTCTCGGCCTAGAGATCGGCGACCTGGAGCGGGGCCCGGTGGACGTGGAGCGGGCCGGAGGACTCCTGGGGATGCTGGAGATGGGCCGGGCCCGGGAGCGCCTGGGCAGCCTCCTTGAGGTGGGCTTTGGCGGCCTGGCAGCTGCCGAGGAGCCGTCCAGCGAGCTGGAAATCCGGCTGGAACGTTGTACCGACACCACCGCGGTGGCGGCCGCCGTGGAGGCCCTCTCCGGGGGCGTGGTGGGCGTGGCCACCGAGGCCGACCCTGCGGTGGAAGCGACCGGTCCTGGACTCGGTGGTGGTCTTGCCATCTCCGACGGGGAACGCTCGTGGTGGATCGACGAGGCGGTCCTGACAGGGGCGACCGAGGTGCTGTTGTCGTTGCTCGGCCCGGGCGGGCCCGGTGTGGTGGCCCACGATGCCAAGCCGCTTCTCCGGGCCCTCGGGCGGCGGGGGATAGTCGACATCGGTCTGGTGTTGGACACGGCCCTAGCCGCATACCTCCTCGACCCGGCCGACACGGCGTATGACCTGGGCGCGTTGCTGGAGCGCCACACGGGCCAGGTGCTTCCGGCCGCCGGCCCGCCGGACGGCCAGCTGGACCTCACCGGGGAGGCTGCCGACCCAGCTGCTGAGGCAGGAGCACGAGCGGCGGCCGCTCAGGCCCTCCACGACCCTCTCATCGCGGCGCTTGACGCCCAGGGGCTGCGGGAGCTCAACGCCACCCTGGAGGTTCCGCTGGTGGCTGTCCTGGCCCGAATGGAGGAAGTAGGCGTCGGGGTTGACGTGACCGAGTTGACCCGGCTGCGCGGTGACCTTACTGCCGACTGCGACCGTCTTCGGGGCCTGGTCCACGAAGCGGCGGGTGAGGAGTTCAACGTGAACTCCACCAAGCAACTCCGAGAGGTCCTGTTTGAGAATCTGGGTTTGACCCCGGGAAAGAAGACCAAGACCGGATATTCCACCGACGCGGCGACCCTGGAGCGGCTTCGTGACGACCACCCGGTGGTTGGGCACCTCCTGGCCTACCGGGAGGTCGAGAAGCTCCGCTCTACCTACGGTGAGGGACTTCTGGCCGAGGTGGGACCCGGAGACCGCATCCGGGCCACCTTCAACCAGACGGTGGCCCGTACGGGCCGCCTCAGCTCCGACGCCCCGAACCTCCACAACATCCCGGTTCGGACTGAGGCGGGCAGGGCCTTTCGCCGGGCCTTCGTTCCTTCACCGGGACGGTCCTTGTTGGTAGCCGACTACAACCAGATCGAGTTGCGGTGTATCGCCCACCTGGCCGACGACCCAGGCCTAATTGCGGCGTTCGAGGCTGGAGACGACGTGCACACGGCCGTGGCGTCCAGGACGTGGGGCATCCAGCCGTCGGAGGTGACTACCGAGATCCGGAACCGGGCAAAGATGGTGGCCTACGGGTTGGCCTACGGCATGGAGGCCTACGGTCTCTCCCAGCGACTGGGTTCTTCAGTGGACGAGGCGTCTGAGATTCTGGATTCTTACTTCGCCGCCTTTCCCGCTGTCCGGGCCTATATGGACCGGACAGTCGACGAGGCTAGGCAGAAGGGATACACGGAGACCCTGTTCGGTCGTCGACGGCGGATCCCCGAACTCTCGTCGCCCAACTACAACGTCCGCCAGGCGGGAGAGCGCCAAGCCATGAATGCCGGAATCCAAGGTTTGGCGGCCGACGTTTTCAAGGTAGCCCTCATCCGCATCGACGGGGGACTACGGGCCTCGGGGGCGGCCTCTGAACTGATACTCCAGGTCCACGACGAGGTAATCCTGGAGGTCCCTCCGGACGAGATGCAGGACGTGGAGGCGCTGGTCCGAGCCGAGATGACCGGCGCTTACGATCTCCGGGTCGAGTTGGCGGTGGATGTGGCCGACGGGGCCACCTGGGCCGACGCCAAGGGCTGA
- a CDS encoding beta-ketoacyl-ACP synthase II, producing MTRRRVAVTGLGVVASCGVGTDAFWDGLCGPAPDGERRVHDFDPTPHFDNPKEVRRSDRCTQFAIAAADMALEQAGSLTADPSRRGVFIGTGIGGIETLEEQILIRHEKGSRRVSPFMVPMMMPNAAPAAVSMRHGFQGPAENTCTACAAGTHAVANAARLVAHGRCDVVLAGGSEAPFVETAIAGFTNMTAFSSVGICRPFDAERDGFVMGEGAGVLVLEDWEMAEARGADILAEVLGGASTADAHHITAPSPGGMGAVTCMRLALEEAGVEPHQISHVNAHGTSTPLNDMAEAVAMTEVFGADGPLVTSTKGITGHALGAAGAIEAVAVVLSMDKGLIPPTAGYTTPDPDMPALDLVTGAPAPWEPGISMSNSFGFGGHNGSVVLAPA from the coding sequence ATGACCCGACGTCGGGTCGCCGTAACCGGACTAGGCGTTGTCGCCTCGTGCGGCGTCGGTACCGACGCGTTCTGGGACGGCCTCTGTGGGCCGGCACCTGACGGTGAGCGTCGGGTCCACGACTTCGACCCCACTCCGCACTTCGACAACCCCAAGGAGGTACGGCGTAGCGACCGATGCACCCAGTTCGCGATCGCCGCCGCTGACATGGCCCTGGAGCAGGCAGGGTCGCTTACCGCGGACCCTTCCCGACGGGGTGTTTTCATCGGAACGGGTATCGGTGGGATCGAAACCCTCGAGGAGCAGATCCTCATCCGGCACGAGAAGGGGTCCCGACGAGTATCCCCCTTCATGGTGCCGATGATGATGCCAAATGCGGCTCCGGCCGCCGTCTCAATGCGCCATGGATTCCAGGGGCCAGCCGAGAACACCTGCACCGCCTGTGCGGCAGGCACCCATGCGGTAGCCAATGCCGCCCGGCTGGTGGCCCACGGTCGCTGCGACGTGGTGCTAGCGGGGGGTAGTGAAGCACCGTTCGTGGAGACGGCAATCGCCGGCTTCACCAACATGACCGCCTTCTCATCGGTCGGGATCTGTCGCCCCTTCGACGCTGAGCGAGACGGATTCGTCATGGGCGAAGGCGCCGGCGTGCTTGTCTTGGAGGACTGGGAGATGGCCGAGGCCCGGGGTGCCGACATCCTGGCCGAGGTCCTGGGTGGAGCTAGCACCGCTGACGCCCACCACATCACCGCCCCATCACCGGGAGGCATGGGCGCCGTCACCTGCATGCGTCTCGCCCTGGAGGAAGCTGGCGTGGAACCCCACCAGATCAGCCACGTCAACGCCCACGGGACATCAACTCCGCTGAACGACATGGCCGAGGCGGTAGCCATGACCGAAGTCTTCGGTGCTGACGGCCCCCTGGTTACCTCCACCAAAGGGATAACCGGACACGCTCTGGGTGCGGCAGGTGCCATCGAAGCCGTAGCTGTCGTGCTGTCCATGGACAAGGGGCTGATCCCCCCGACCGCTGGCTACACCACCCCGGATCCCGACATGCCGGCGCTGGACTTGGTTACCGGCGCTCCGGCTCCCTGGGAACCCGGCATCTCCATGTCCAACTCGTTCGGCTTCGGTGGCCACAACGGCAGCGTCGTGCTGGCACCGGCCTGA
- a CDS encoding response regulator produces the protein MADGVGSVRVDTADLPPPVRVVLAEDEAIIRLDLRETLEDEGYQVVGDTGRGDHAVELVAELDPDVVILDIKMPGLDGIEAARRIAASHDAAVVILTAFSQRDLINQAIEAGALAYLVKPFQRSDLVPAVEVALARHREMRALTDQARTLAERLEARKVIDRAKGLLMDEAGMAEEQAFGFIRSAAMSGRRSMADVARAVIEEGLRP, from the coding sequence ATGGCTGACGGGGTCGGCTCGGTGAGGGTCGACACCGCCGACCTTCCACCACCGGTGAGGGTGGTGCTGGCCGAGGATGAGGCCATCATCCGTCTGGACCTCCGTGAGACTCTGGAGGACGAGGGCTACCAGGTGGTGGGAGACACTGGTCGCGGGGACCACGCCGTGGAGCTCGTTGCCGAGTTAGACCCCGACGTGGTGATTTTGGACATCAAGATGCCGGGCCTGGACGGCATCGAGGCCGCCCGACGGATCGCCGCCTCCCATGATGCCGCCGTGGTCATCCTTACTGCCTTCAGCCAACGGGACTTGATCAATCAGGCCATTGAGGCCGGCGCTCTGGCCTATCTGGTCAAGCCGTTCCAGCGGTCCGACCTCGTCCCAGCAGTGGAGGTGGCCCTGGCCCGACATCGTGAGATGCGAGCGCTTACCGACCAGGCCCGGACCCTGGCCGAACGCCTGGAGGCCCGGAAGGTGATCGACCGGGCTAAGGGTCTGCTGATGGACGAGGCCGGCATGGCCGAAGAGCAGGCATTCGGGTTCATCCGGTCGGCGGCCATGTCTGGCCGGCGCTCAATGGCCGACGTGGCCCGAGCAGTGATCGAGGAGGGCCTCCGGCCTTAG
- the fabZ gene encoding 3-hydroxyacyl-ACP dehydratase FabZ, producing MIPHRDPFLLLTQVTEVTVGERAVGYWQLTGDEPFFAGHFPGRPTLPGVLMCESIAQLGAYALLTRPDFVGRLALFGGLDGVRFRRQVLPGERLDLEVELGRVSARAGKGSGRALVGDEEACRCDLMFVFVEGD from the coding sequence GTGATTCCTCACCGTGATCCCTTCCTGCTGCTGACCCAGGTCACCGAGGTGACGGTCGGCGAGCGGGCGGTGGGGTACTGGCAGTTGACCGGTGATGAGCCCTTCTTCGCTGGCCACTTTCCAGGACGGCCGACCCTTCCGGGAGTCCTCATGTGCGAGTCGATCGCACAGTTGGGCGCATACGCCCTTCTCACCAGGCCGGACTTCGTCGGTCGTCTGGCCCTGTTCGGCGGCCTAGACGGCGTGCGGTTCCGGCGTCAGGTACTGCCTGGCGAACGCCTTGATTTGGAGGTCGAGTTAGGGCGGGTCTCGGCACGGGCTGGTAAGGGGAGCGGGAGGGCTTTGGTGGGTGACGAAGAAGCCTGCCGGTGTGACCTCATGTTTGTCTTCGTCGAAGGCGACTGA
- the coaE gene encoding dephospho-CoA kinase (Dephospho-CoA kinase (CoaE) performs the final step in coenzyme A biosynthesis.) codes for MLEIGLTSGIGSGKSTVAGLLVDRGATLLDADAIVRELQQPGTPVFAAMVARWGDEVVADDGTLDRGAVAARAFTDPDELVALNAIVHPAVGDEMTRRRRDLATTDDTVVLDIPLLVESGHEGLGGVIVVDVDPELALARLVVSRGLTAEDARNRIARQASREERLARADLVVDNGGSLDDLAHEVDRAWAWIATLDRPPPGHEVHRIGSRTERN; via the coding sequence ATGCTGGAGATCGGCCTAACCAGCGGCATCGGCTCCGGGAAGTCCACTGTGGCCGGCCTGTTGGTCGATCGCGGTGCCACTCTGTTGGATGCCGACGCCATCGTCCGGGAACTCCAACAGCCGGGTACGCCGGTCTTCGCTGCCATGGTGGCCCGTTGGGGCGACGAGGTGGTGGCCGATGACGGAACCCTGGACCGCGGAGCCGTGGCCGCTCGGGCCTTCACCGACCCCGACGAGCTAGTTGCCCTAAACGCCATCGTCCACCCGGCCGTGGGAGACGAGATGACTCGTCGACGTCGTGACCTCGCGACAACCGACGACACCGTGGTCTTAGATATCCCCCTATTGGTGGAGTCAGGCCATGAGGGGCTAGGGGGTGTCATCGTGGTCGACGTGGATCCAGAGCTGGCCTTAGCCCGTCTGGTGGTCAGCCGGGGCTTGACTGCCGAGGACGCCCGCAACCGGATCGCCCGCCAAGCCTCCCGTGAAGAACGGCTAGCCCGGGCCGACCTGGTGGTCGACAACGGCGGCAGCCTGGACGACCTGGCACACGAGGTGGACCGTGCCTGGGCCTGGATCGCCACCCTGGATCGACCACCTCCCGGCCATGAGGTTCACCGGATCGGAAGCCGGACCGAGCGGAACTGA
- the rpsA gene encoding 30S ribosomal protein S1, with product MGTFDESGAYTPRPITENDLGSLTLDEAYSATMVDIQNGQLVEGTVVRVDKDEVLLDIGYKSEGVIPPRELSIRNGVDPSEIVAVGEKIEAVVLQREDKEGRLVLSKKRAQYERAWGRIEEIKEGDGMVSGSVIEVVKGGLIVDIGLRGFLPASLVELRRVRDLQPYIGTTVDAKIIELDKNRNNVVLSRRAWLEETQKEQREEFLHDLRPGEVRGGVVSSVVNFGAFVDLGGMDGLVHVSELSWKHVDHPGSVVAVGDEIEVQVLEVDLSRERISLSLKATQQDPWQEFAGAHQVGELVYGRVTKLVPFGSFVQVGDGIEGLVHISEMSAHHVELPEQVVTPGEELWVKIIDLDLQRRRISLSIKQAAEGGVVAAEYQEHFGEHAYDDEGNYIGGESSEGQEAWAEFYGESDAVEGASVEEVDAVEGASVEEVDAVEEASVEDAEPETTEV from the coding sequence ATGGGGACCTTCGACGAGAGCGGTGCCTACACCCCCCGCCCCATTACCGAGAACGACCTCGGAAGCCTGACCCTGGACGAGGCGTATTCGGCCACCATGGTCGATATCCAGAACGGCCAGTTGGTCGAGGGGACGGTCGTCCGGGTCGACAAGGACGAGGTCCTGCTGGACATCGGCTACAAGTCGGAGGGCGTGATCCCGCCGCGGGAGCTCTCCATCCGGAATGGCGTGGACCCCAGCGAGATCGTTGCCGTTGGCGAGAAGATCGAGGCAGTGGTCCTCCAGCGGGAGGACAAGGAGGGCCGTCTGGTCCTGTCCAAGAAGCGGGCCCAGTACGAGCGGGCCTGGGGCAGGATCGAGGAGATCAAAGAGGGTGACGGGATGGTCTCTGGCTCGGTCATCGAGGTCGTCAAGGGCGGCCTCATAGTGGACATCGGCCTCCGGGGCTTCCTGCCCGCCTCGCTGGTCGAGTTGCGCCGGGTGCGTGACCTGCAGCCGTACATCGGCACCACGGTCGACGCGAAAATCATCGAACTGGACAAGAACCGCAACAACGTGGTCCTGTCCCGCCGGGCCTGGTTGGAAGAGACTCAGAAAGAGCAACGCGAGGAGTTCCTCCACGACCTACGCCCGGGAGAGGTCCGCGGGGGGGTGGTGTCCAGCGTGGTCAACTTCGGGGCCTTTGTAGACCTGGGTGGCATGGACGGCCTTGTCCACGTCTCGGAGTTGTCCTGGAAGCACGTCGACCACCCCGGTTCGGTGGTAGCGGTCGGCGATGAGATCGAGGTTCAGGTACTGGAAGTCGACCTCAGTCGGGAGCGGATCAGTCTCTCGCTGAAGGCAACCCAGCAGGATCCCTGGCAGGAGTTCGCTGGGGCCCACCAGGTGGGGGAGCTGGTATACGGCCGGGTGACCAAGTTGGTGCCGTTCGGCTCGTTCGTCCAAGTGGGCGACGGGATTGAGGGCCTGGTCCACATCTCGGAGATGTCGGCTCACCACGTAGAGCTTCCCGAACAGGTGGTCACCCCGGGCGAGGAACTCTGGGTGAAGATCATCGACCTGGACCTCCAACGTCGCCGGATCAGCCTGTCGATCAAGCAGGCAGCCGAGGGTGGTGTGGTGGCCGCTGAGTACCAGGAGCACTTTGGCGAGCACGCCTACGATGACGAGGGCAACTACATCGGCGGCGAGAGTTCCGAGGGCCAAGAGGCCTGGGCGGAGTTCTACGGCGAAAGTGACGCTGTTGAGGGGGCTTCGGTCGAAGAGGTGGACGCCGTTGAGGGGGCTTCGGTCGAAGAGGTGGACGCCGTTGAGGAGGCTTCGGTCGAAGACGCCGAGCCGGAGACCACCGAGGTCTGA